The genomic window GTTAAATAGAGACTAAAATTATCCCCGTCAATTGATAACTTGATCGGTCGCAAGTCTCTTTTGATAGTAATATCTCGCTTCGCTTCAGCCGGGCTGGCATTTATCGGCCTGTACTTTATGACAAGGTATTACACTGCCGATGTCTATGGTAGTATTGCTTGGACACTTTCATTCATTAATACTTTTAATTCTATAACGGATCTTGGTTTCAACGCTGCACATATCAAACGCATCTCGGAAGGCAAGAACATAAATGAGTGCCTCAGCACCTTCCTTGTCGTAAAAAGCGTGTTGATCAGTATAATGATACTCGTCATTCTCCTGGCAATGATTATTTGGTCCTTTATTTCAGAGACAAGATTTTCTAATACACAATTTGAGCTCATTCTCCTATTTCTGCTATATGTGGTTTTCTACGATCTGGCATCGATAGCAACGGCTACTTTCGACGCACGCGTCGAGACTGCAAAGACCCAATTATCTGTGATTGCAGACCCCCTTGTTAGAATACCGCTCATAGCGATCATATCGATAAACAAACTCGATGTTAATTACCTCGCGTATGCATACGTGCTTGGTGGACTAGCCGTTGCGGTGATCAGTCTTTTTATACTTTCACGTGGGAAATACACGTTTCAGCAACCAGGACTCTTTTGGTCATATCTAAAATTCGCATTCCCAATAGCAATGATATCCATATTTAGTGCAATATCTGTCAACGCCGATAAGCTATTGATTGGTATGTTTTGGACAAATTCAGAGGTGGGATTTTATTCGGCTAGCCAGTCCACTCTGAACTTATTCAGCGTTATAGGCACAGCCGTTTCTACAATAACGTTCCCGACATTTTCGAGCCTGCATCGAAAGGGAAATCTGTGGGAAGTAAGGGAAAAGACGAGGATGGCAGAGAGGTATATTTCAATGATAGCAACCCCCATAGTTGTCGTCGTATGCATGTTTCCAACGGAAATCGCCCTTATCCTTTTTGCCGAGAAGTTTGTAAGCGCCAGCGGTCCGCTGAGATTCCTTTCCATCTCAATGTATCTAGGACTCTTAAATGGGGTTTACGCAAGTCAGATAAATGCTGTTGATCGGCCAGATATTACCGCAAAACTCGTACTTGCGTCCTTAATAACGAATATCACGCTTCTTCTCATTCTTGTCCCCTCGCAGATTGGCGACATAAGAATGTTAGGTCTTGGTGCGACGGGTGCCGCAGTAGCGAACGCATGTGCAACTGGTGGGGTGCTTGTCGGTACTAGATTTGTCGTAAAGAAATTGACTGGTACGCGCTCGAACCTTCGGATTTTACTGCACATTACTGGAGGTGCAATACTAGGCGCTGTACTTTATGGTATAAGCTTCTTGTGGAAATTACAGCGATGGTACGATCTTGTAGGATACGGTCTCGTCGCCTTTTGCATTTTCTCCTTCATCCTCTTTGGACTGGGTGAATTAAGGCGAGAGGATATCAAATATTTCCGAGATCTCATCAACCCAAAAGAGATGAAAGACTACATCAAATCAGAATTTCGTAAGCGATGATTTGTCCTGATAGCAGTAGAATTCA from Methanomassiliicoccales archaeon includes these protein-coding regions:
- a CDS encoding flippase gives rise to the protein MIGRKSLLIVISRFASAGLAFIGLYFMTRYYTADVYGSIAWTLSFINTFNSITDLGFNAAHIKRISEGKNINECLSTFLVVKSVLISIMILVILLAMIIWSFISETRFSNTQFELILLFLLYVVFYDLASIATATFDARVETAKTQLSVIADPLVRIPLIAIISINKLDVNYLAYAYVLGGLAVAVISLFILSRGKYTFQQPGLFWSYLKFAFPIAMISIFSAISVNADKLLIGMFWTNSEVGFYSASQSTLNLFSVIGTAVSTITFPTFSSLHRKGNLWEVREKTRMAERYISMIATPIVVVVCMFPTEIALILFAEKFVSASGPLRFLSISMYLGLLNGVYASQINAVDRPDITAKLVLASLITNITLLLILVPSQIGDIRMLGLGATGAAVANACATGGVLVGTRFVVKKLTGTRSNLRILLHITGGAILGAVLYGISFLWKLQRWYDLVGYGLVAFCIFSFILFGLGELRREDIKYFRDLINPKEMKDYIKSEFRKR